The following are from one region of the Natronosporangium hydrolyticum genome:
- a CDS encoding ABC transporter permease, with product MTEVAVAAPERFWTRQRRAGAGLTAAGVVAAALFGALATGEPASFTLAETTTGTAVSVPGRLGALGFALVAVLAGAALWSPIGERWFRWLLGAGLVAVVGSFLCWQLSASTAHVMPLGNVLRSSVIFALPLLFGGLAGVIGERSGVINIAIEGQFIMGAFAAAMVATLAASVWVGIAAAAAAGMLIAGLLALLAIRYLVDQIVVGVVLIVFALGLTGFLFEQLMARDPSRYNQPDRVPTWEVPGLSEIPLLGPVLFRGNIFVYLALALVVLLYFGLFRTRWGLRTRAVGEHPAAADTVGVRVNLLRYRNMLLAGAVAGVGGAYFTLLATTNFNKGMTSGLGFIALAAMIFGRWHPVGVLLAALFFGFSRSLSVYLGTIGSPIPSQFLNMLPYIATIIAVAGLVGHVRPPAAGGQPYVKG from the coding sequence GTGACCGAGGTCGCGGTAGCCGCACCGGAACGGTTCTGGACCCGGCAGCGCCGGGCGGGTGCGGGGCTGACCGCCGCCGGGGTGGTGGCGGCGGCGCTGTTCGGCGCGCTCGCCACCGGAGAGCCAGCCAGCTTCACGCTCGCCGAGACCACCACCGGTACGGCGGTCTCCGTCCCCGGTCGACTCGGCGCGCTCGGGTTCGCGTTGGTCGCCGTGCTCGCCGGGGCCGCGCTGTGGTCGCCGATCGGGGAACGCTGGTTCCGGTGGCTGCTCGGCGCCGGGCTGGTCGCGGTCGTGGGTTCGTTCCTGTGCTGGCAACTCTCGGCGTCCACGGCGCACGTCATGCCGCTCGGCAACGTGCTCCGCAGCTCGGTGATCTTCGCGCTGCCGTTGCTCTTCGGCGGCCTCGCCGGGGTGATCGGCGAGCGCTCCGGCGTGATCAACATCGCGATCGAGGGCCAGTTCATCATGGGCGCCTTCGCCGCAGCGATGGTGGCCACGCTCGCCGCAAGCGTCTGGGTCGGGATCGCCGCCGCAGCGGCGGCCGGGATGCTGATCGCGGGGCTACTGGCCCTGCTCGCGATCCGGTACCTGGTCGACCAGATCGTGGTCGGGGTGGTGCTGATCGTCTTCGCGCTCGGGTTGACTGGGTTCCTCTTCGAACAGTTGATGGCGCGCGACCCGAGCCGCTACAACCAGCCGGACCGCGTGCCGACCTGGGAGGTGCCGGGGCTGTCGGAGATTCCGCTGCTAGGGCCGGTGCTCTTCCGCGGCAACATCTTCGTCTACCTGGCGCTGGCGCTGGTGGTGCTGCTCTACTTCGGACTGTTCCGGACCCGTTGGGGGCTGCGTACCCGGGCGGTGGGGGAGCACCCAGCCGCGGCCGACACCGTCGGCGTCCGGGTGAACCTGCTGCGCTACCGCAACATGTTGCTGGCCGGGGCGGTCGCCGGGGTGGGCGGGGCCTACTTCACGCTGCTCGCCACCACCAACTTCAACAAGGGCATGACCTCCGGGCTGGGCTTCATCGCCCTGGCCGCGATGATCTTCGGCCGGTGGCACCCGGTCGGGGTGCTGCTCGCCGCGCTCTTCTTCGGCTTCAGTCGCTCGTTGTCGGTCTATCTGGGGACGATCGGCAGCCCGATCCCGAGCCAGTTCCTCAACATGCTGCCCTACATCGCCACCATCATCGCGGTAGCCGGCCTGGTGGGCCACGTCCGGCCGCCGGCCGCCGGCGGTCAACCCTACGTCAAAGGTTGA